From a single Candidatus Brevundimonas phytovorans genomic region:
- a CDS encoding FAD-binding oxidoreductase, producing the protein MTLPTPAAIEELKAALPGAWTQDADDMAPWLTEWRGRWTGETPILLQPRTTAEVATAVAICARHGVAVVTQGGGTGLVGGQIPFGEVLLSTRKLRTVRDVTPLDDAMTLEAGVTLLEAQQLAREKDRFFPLSLAAEGSATIGGVISTNAGGTAVLRYGMMRDLVLGIEAVMPDGQVFNGLKRLRKDNTGYDLKQLFIGAEGTLGVVTAATLKLFPIMRSRATAIVGLESHHAAVALLARAKAETGGGVEAFELMKRLGMALVLKNIPDTREPLESTPAWYVLIELTSGEPGGADSAMERLLTAAFEEGLIIDAAIAQNDAQKAAFWRLREEHSAGLKPEGGGWKHDVSVPVSQIADFIDEATAAVEKFHPGCRVSVFGHVGDGNLHYDVIPGVGEDVPAFIARWMQGSEIVHDIVARYNGSISAEHGLGRLKTDEARRYKSPLEIATMQAVRQAIDPQRIMNPAVLF; encoded by the coding sequence ATGACCCTCCCCACGCCCGCCGCCATCGAAGAGCTGAAAGCCGCCCTGCCCGGCGCCTGGACCCAGGACGCCGACGACATGGCCCCCTGGCTGACCGAATGGCGCGGGCGCTGGACGGGCGAAACCCCGATCCTGCTGCAGCCGCGCACGACCGCAGAAGTCGCCACAGCCGTCGCGATCTGCGCCCGCCACGGCGTCGCCGTCGTCACCCAGGGCGGCGGCACCGGCCTGGTCGGCGGCCAGATTCCGTTCGGCGAAGTCCTTTTATCCACGCGCAAGCTGCGCACCGTGCGCGACGTCACGCCGCTGGACGACGCCATGACGCTGGAGGCCGGCGTCACCCTGCTGGAGGCGCAGCAACTGGCCCGGGAGAAGGACCGCTTCTTCCCGCTCAGCCTCGCCGCTGAAGGCTCGGCCACCATCGGCGGCGTCATTTCGACCAACGCGGGCGGCACGGCGGTGCTGCGCTACGGAATGATGCGCGACCTGGTGCTGGGCATCGAAGCCGTCATGCCCGACGGCCAGGTGTTCAATGGCCTTAAGCGCCTGCGCAAGGACAACACCGGCTATGACCTGAAGCAGCTTTTCATCGGCGCCGAGGGCACGCTGGGCGTCGTCACGGCGGCGACGCTGAAGCTTTTCCCCATCATGCGCAGCCGCGCCACGGCCATCGTCGGGCTGGAAAGCCACCACGCCGCCGTGGCCCTGCTGGCCCGCGCCAAGGCCGAGACCGGCGGCGGGGTTGAGGCCTTCGAGCTGATGAAGCGTCTCGGCATGGCCCTGGTGCTCAAGAACATTCCCGACACGCGCGAGCCGCTGGAATCCACGCCCGCCTGGTACGTCCTGATCGAGCTGACCTCGGGCGAGCCCGGCGGCGCCGATTCGGCCATGGAGCGGCTGCTGACCGCCGCTTTCGAGGAAGGCCTGATCATCGACGCCGCCATCGCCCAGAACGACGCCCAGAAGGCCGCCTTCTGGCGTCTGCGCGAAGAACACTCGGCGGGGCTCAAGCCCGAGGGCGGCGGCTGGAAGCACGATGTCTCGGTCCCCGTGTCGCAAATCGCCGACTTCATCGACGAGGCCACGGCGGCGGTCGAGAAGTTCCACCCCGGTTGCCGTGTCTCGGTCTTCGGCCACGTCGGCGACGGCAACCTTCACTATGACGTGATCCCCGGCGTCGGCGAAGATGTCCCCGCCTTCATCGCCCGCTGGATGCAAGGCTCCGAAATCGTCCACGACATCGTGGCCCGCTACAACGGCTCCATCTCGGCGGAACACGGTCTGGGGCGGCTCAAAACCGACGAGGCGCGCCGTTACAAGTCGCCGCTGGAGATCGCGACCATGCAGGCTGTCCGTCAGGCCATCGACCCGCAGCGGATCATGAATCCGGCGGTCCTCTTCTAG
- a CDS encoding NUDIX hydrolase yields the protein MIPTPAVGVVCLKGDEVLLIRRGTPPRQGEWSLPGGRLEPGERLADAALRELREETGVEAELIGLIDVVDGLFPEAGRHYVLIDYAALWTGGDPVAGDDAAEAVFVPFEDALRRVDWSETRRIIRRARAMAASHGARGGADGLVIAGEPDSVARGQGDR from the coding sequence ATGATTCCGACCCCGGCTGTGGGCGTGGTCTGCCTGAAAGGCGACGAAGTCCTGCTGATCCGGCGCGGCACGCCGCCGCGTCAGGGGGAGTGGAGCCTGCCCGGCGGGCGACTGGAGCCGGGCGAACGGCTGGCCGACGCGGCCTTGCGTGAACTGCGCGAGGAGACGGGCGTTGAGGCGGAGTTGATCGGTCTGATCGACGTGGTCGACGGCCTGTTTCCAGAGGCGGGGCGGCACTATGTCCTGATCGACTACGCCGCGCTGTGGACGGGCGGCGATCCGGTGGCGGGCGACGACGCCGCCGAGGCGGTGTTCGTGCCGTTCGAGGACGCGCTGCGGCGGGTGGACTGGTCCGAGACGCGGCGGATCATTCGTCGGGCGCGGGCGATGGCGGCGTCCCATGGAGCGAGAGGGGGCGCTGACGGCCTTGTCATCGCCGGTGAACCGGATTCGGTGGCGCGAGGGCAGGGCGACCGTTAA
- a CDS encoding SPFH/Band 7/PHB domain protein has protein sequence MDFSIFFFVVFAAFAIIFLFSVIKIVPQGREFTVERFGKYTKTLKPGISILTPFVERVGRRMNMMEQVLDVPQQEVITKDNAMVKVDAIVFIQVMEASAAAYRVENLPYAITQLCMTNLRTVVGSMELDEVLFQRDSINSRLLTVIDAATEPWGVKVNRIEIKDLTPPADITNAMARQMKAEREKRAVITEAEGEKQAAIARAEGAKQSAILQAEGRREAAFRDAEAREREAEAEAKATAMVSEAIARGDVNAINYFVAQKYVEAFAELARNPTAKTVIVPAEMGGLVGTIAGLGELVGLAKEQQQSRTDVRREPARTPAPSPAAPPPARTVAPRRPGGAVPTTE, from the coding sequence ATGGATTTCTCGATTTTCTTCTTTGTGGTGTTCGCGGCCTTCGCGATCATCTTCCTGTTCAGCGTCATCAAGATCGTGCCGCAAGGCCGTGAATTCACGGTGGAACGCTTTGGCAAATATACCAAGACGCTGAAGCCGGGCATCAGCATCCTGACTCCCTTCGTCGAACGGGTCGGTCGGCGCATGAACATGATGGAGCAGGTCCTGGACGTGCCCCAGCAGGAGGTCATCACCAAGGACAACGCCATGGTGAAGGTCGACGCCATCGTCTTCATTCAGGTGATGGAAGCCTCGGCCGCCGCCTATCGCGTTGAAAACCTGCCCTACGCCATCACTCAGCTGTGCATGACCAACCTGCGCACCGTGGTCGGTTCGATGGAGCTGGACGAGGTCCTGTTCCAGCGCGATTCGATCAACTCGCGTCTGCTGACCGTCATCGACGCGGCGACCGAGCCGTGGGGCGTCAAGGTCAACCGAATCGAGATCAAGGACCTGACCCCGCCCGCCGACATCACCAACGCCATGGCGCGTCAGATGAAGGCCGAGCGCGAGAAGCGCGCGGTCATCACCGAGGCCGAGGGCGAGAAGCAGGCCGCCATCGCCCGCGCCGAGGGCGCCAAGCAGTCGGCCATTCTGCAGGCTGAAGGGCGCCGCGAAGCCGCCTTCCGCGACGCCGAGGCCCGCGAGCGTGAAGCCGAGGCCGAGGCCAAGGCGACCGCCATGGTGTCCGAGGCCATCGCCCGCGGCGACGTCAACGCCATCAACTACTTCGTGGCCCAGAAATACGTCGAGGCCTTCGCCGAACTGGCCCGCAACCCGACGGCCAAGACGGTCATCGTGCCCGCCGAAATGGGCGGTCTGGTCGGCACCATCGCCGGTCTGGGCGAACTGGTCGGTCTGGCCAAGGAGCAGCAGCAGAGCCGCACGGACGTTCGTCGCGAGCCGGCGCGCACGCCCGCGCCTTCGCCCGCCGCCCCGCCGCCGGCCCGCACGGTCGCGCCGCGTCGTCCCGGCGGCGCTGTGCCGACCACGGAGTAG
- a CDS encoding NfeD family protein, which translates to MDFIQNLYASQPFWLWLAIGVVLLAIEAAASTEWLLWPAVAAGVVALIAAISPNLGLPVEAGIFAALTVIATLASRTLIKRVNPTDEPDINDRDLRLVGARARVVEAFVDGRGRVFVSGAEWPADIEGAAPLAGESVVVESVAGPRLRVRAL; encoded by the coding sequence ATGGACTTCATCCAGAACCTCTATGCTTCTCAGCCCTTCTGGCTGTGGCTGGCCATCGGCGTGGTCCTGCTGGCGATCGAGGCTGCGGCCTCGACCGAGTGGCTGCTGTGGCCTGCGGTGGCGGCGGGCGTCGTCGCGCTGATCGCGGCGATCTCGCCCAACCTCGGATTGCCGGTCGAGGCGGGGATCTTTGCCGCCCTGACCGTGATCGCCACCCTGGCGTCGCGGACTCTGATCAAGCGGGTCAATCCGACCGATGAGCCGGACATCAACGACCGCGACCTGCGCCTGGTCGGTGCGCGGGCGCGGGTGGTCGAGGCCTTTGTCGACGGTCGCGGCCGGGTCTTCGTCTCGGGCGCCGAATGGCCGGCCGATATCGAAGGCGCGGCGCCCCTGGCCGGCGAGAGCGTGGTGGTCGAATCGGTCGCCGGTCCGCGTCTGCGGGTGCGCGCCCTCTGA
- the rnhA gene encoding ribonuclease HI encodes MSLVDHVIIHTDGACKGNPGPGGWGAILQTGGGHEKELWGGEPNTTNNRMELMAAIAALEALKRPCRVDLHTDSKYVMQGITEWIRGWKARGWKTADKKPVKNDDLWRRLDEARSRHEVKWHWVKGHAGHVLNERADALANRGVDEMRRR; translated from the coding sequence ATGAGTCTCGTTGATCATGTCATCATCCATACCGACGGCGCCTGCAAGGGCAATCCCGGTCCCGGCGGCTGGGGCGCCATTCTGCAAACTGGCGGCGGTCACGAGAAGGAACTCTGGGGCGGCGAACCCAACACCACCAACAACCGCATGGAGTTGATGGCCGCCATCGCCGCGCTGGAGGCCCTGAAGCGCCCCTGCCGCGTCGACCTGCACACCGACAGCAAATACGTCATGCAGGGCATCACCGAGTGGATCCGGGGCTGGAAGGCCCGCGGCTGGAAAACCGCCGACAAGAAGCCGGTCAAGAACGACGACCTCTGGCGACGCCTGGACGAGGCCCGCAGCCGCCACGAGGTCAAATGGCACTGGGTCAAGGGCCACGCCGGCCACGTCCTGAACGAACGGGCCGACGCTCTGGCGAATCGCGGCGTCGACGAGATGCGACGCCGCTAG
- a CDS encoding twin-arginine translocase TatA/TatE family subunit — protein MGSMSIWHWAIVIVVVALLFGGRGKLSGIMGDAAKGIRAFKDGLKDDTDSKGPKDGVSSLPRTEAEKEELNR, from the coding sequence ATGGGCTCCATGAGCATCTGGCACTGGGCCATCGTCATCGTCGTCGTCGCCCTTCTGTTCGGCGGACGCGGCAAGCTGTCCGGCATCATGGGCGACGCCGCCAAGGGCATCCGCGCCTTCAAGGACGGCCTGAAAGACGACACGGATTCCAAGGGCCCGAAGGACGGCGTCAGCTCGCTGCCCCGCACCGAGGCCGAAAAAGAAGAATTGAACCGCTGA
- the tatB gene encoding Sec-independent protein translocase protein TatB has translation MGGLGPGVGGFEILVIGLVALLVVGPKDLPVLMRKVGQFVAKARGMANEFRASFDEMARQSELDDLRKEVEALRTGQGMHPLGVEAEAAFKDIRKDLEAPLEAPALAAPVGEAATVATGVDEWPDDFQPALEPVAAPVVAAPKVKTTAKPKTARKPASKAGVAVAEAAATKPKTVRKKKVDQ, from the coding sequence ATGGGTGGTCTTGGCCCTGGAGTCGGCGGGTTCGAAATCCTTGTCATCGGTCTGGTGGCCCTGCTTGTCGTAGGGCCCAAGGATTTGCCGGTGCTGATGCGCAAGGTCGGTCAGTTCGTCGCCAAGGCGCGCGGCATGGCCAACGAATTCCGCGCGAGCTTCGACGAAATGGCGCGCCAGTCCGAGCTGGACGACCTTCGCAAGGAGGTCGAGGCTCTGCGGACGGGGCAGGGGATGCACCCGCTCGGCGTCGAGGCCGAGGCGGCCTTCAAGGACATCCGCAAGGATCTTGAGGCGCCGTTGGAGGCTCCAGCCCTGGCTGCGCCCGTGGGGGAAGCCGCGACGGTCGCCACAGGCGTGGACGAATGGCCGGACGATTTCCAGCCTGCACTCGAACCGGTCGCCGCGCCCGTCGTCGCTGCTCCCAAGGTCAAGACGACTGCAAAGCCCAAGACGGCTCGCAAGCCGGCGTCGAAGGCCGGCGTCGCCGTCGCCGAGGCTGCTGCGACCAAGCCCAAGACCGTGCGTAAGAAGAAGGTCGATCAATGA
- the tatC gene encoding twin-arginine translocase subunit TatC gives MTSLDRDEAEIEASRAPLMDHLIELRGRLLICVVAFIVAFIGCFAFSEKLYLFLVQPYVVSAAFHQTVGAHGHVSPFDLILGTARLIPVPDVDHQSVKLIYTAPLEILFTKMKLAGLGAVIVAFPVLAWQLYRFVAPGLYRNEKGAFLPFLVGAPVLFLLGAALVYFVMLPFVMWFSLSQQIIGQGVSAELLPKVSDYLNLVTALILAFGLCFQLPVVMTLLGLANLISSKVMAKGRRYAIVAVVVVAAVVTPPDPISQLMLAVPMVLLYEISIWCVRIIELRRKKADAAEGVTA, from the coding sequence ATGACATCGCTCGACCGGGACGAGGCCGAGATCGAGGCCTCGCGCGCCCCCTTGATGGATCACCTGATCGAGCTGCGCGGGCGGCTGCTGATCTGCGTGGTGGCCTTCATTGTGGCCTTCATCGGCTGCTTCGCCTTTTCCGAGAAGCTCTACCTGTTTCTGGTCCAGCCCTATGTGGTGTCGGCGGCCTTCCATCAGACGGTGGGCGCGCACGGCCATGTCTCGCCGTTCGATCTGATCCTGGGCACGGCGCGGCTGATCCCGGTGCCGGACGTGGACCACCAGAGCGTCAAGCTGATCTACACGGCGCCGCTGGAAATCCTGTTCACCAAGATGAAGCTAGCGGGTCTGGGCGCCGTGATCGTGGCCTTCCCGGTCCTGGCCTGGCAGCTCTATCGCTTTGTCGCGCCGGGTCTTTACCGCAACGAGAAGGGCGCCTTCCTGCCGTTCCTGGTCGGCGCGCCGGTCCTGTTCCTGCTGGGCGCAGCCCTGGTCTATTTCGTCATGCTGCCTTTCGTCATGTGGTTCTCGCTGAGCCAACAGATCATCGGGCAGGGCGTCTCGGCCGAGCTGCTGCCCAAGGTGTCGGACTACCTCAACCTGGTGACGGCGCTGATCCTGGCCTTCGGCCTTTGCTTCCAGTTGCCGGTCGTCATGACCTTGTTGGGCCTGGCCAACCTGATCAGCTCCAAGGTCATGGCCAAGGGCCGCCGCTACGCCATCGTGGCCGTGGTCGTGGTCGCCGCCGTCGTCACGCCTCCGGACCCCATCAGCCAACTGATGCTCGCCGTGCCCATGGTGCTGCTCTACGAAATCTCGATCTGGTGCGTCCGCATCATCGAACTGCGCCGCAAGAAGGCCGACGCCGCCGAAGGCGTGACCGCCTAG
- a CDS encoding ATP-binding protein, whose translation MLIPQKPHDEIERLAMVRSLGTEGYRDDTVLAGILDLVRRHSGAPAAFISLLDEDHQKFIARSGLDLTETDRSIALCGHTILHPEDVLWVPDARLDERFHDNPLVVGPPAICFYAGAPLVVNGRAVGSLCLVAPEPREHDAGIAVLLQDLSRIVAERLAGLHRYRALERALEAASDAVIMADENSRYIHWSIGAERLFGYSAAEALGQTGELIGLTCHDIETLARSEGFEPRHGELDGARAEAKATCKDGSIIDVEVSLAVWHENGVRRTSATLRNISERKAQKAALIRSKTEAEAASVAKSAFLANMSHELRTPLNGVIGVVELLTDTPLSDHQKELAGIIQTSADQLRSLIGDILDLARIESGEIEIAQEVFDLSAEVERACQLCALKASEKGLDLVLCHDDDIGLVVGDPLRLRQVIINLLNNAIKFTDSGSVSISVMRLADDVFRFEVWDTGIGFSQEQSRSLFERFQQADGGINRRYGGTGLGLSICRELVEAMGGSIDCRSTPGTGSAFWFDIKLPQGRAAPEREAAPAVEGDGPRLTHILVADDSETNRRVAELILSAAGIMTTAVEDGVQAVEACRATQFDAVLMDMMMPQMDGLEATRAIRDLETAQGLGRTPIIMLTANTLAEHVARALLAGADLHLPKPITASALYEALDQISASGGSSNVLSAQA comes from the coding sequence ATGTTGATCCCCCAAAAACCGCATGACGAGATCGAGCGGCTGGCGATGGTCCGCTCCCTGGGCACAGAAGGGTATCGGGACGATACTGTCCTGGCCGGGATTCTTGATCTTGTGCGCCGCCATTCCGGCGCGCCTGCCGCCTTCATCTCTTTGCTGGATGAAGATCATCAGAAGTTTATCGCCCGAAGCGGCCTGGATCTGACCGAGACAGACCGCTCTATCGCTCTATGCGGGCACACTATTTTGCATCCCGAGGACGTTTTGTGGGTGCCCGATGCTCGTCTGGACGAGCGGTTTCACGACAACCCCCTGGTGGTGGGCCCTCCGGCCATCTGTTTCTACGCCGGCGCCCCTCTGGTGGTGAACGGTCGGGCGGTGGGAAGTCTCTGTCTGGTCGCCCCGGAACCGCGCGAGCATGACGCCGGTATCGCTGTCCTGCTTCAGGATCTGAGCCGGATTGTCGCCGAGCGGCTGGCCGGGCTGCACCGTTACCGGGCGCTGGAGCGCGCCCTTGAGGCGGCATCGGATGCCGTCATCATGGCGGACGAGAACAGCCGCTACATCCACTGGTCCATCGGCGCCGAGCGCCTGTTCGGCTATTCGGCTGCAGAAGCCCTGGGACAGACCGGTGAACTGATCGGCCTGACCTGTCATGACATCGAGACCCTTGCCCGCAGCGAGGGATTCGAGCCCCGCCACGGCGAGCTTGACGGGGCGCGCGCCGAGGCCAAGGCCACATGCAAGGACGGCTCGATCATCGATGTCGAGGTGTCTCTGGCTGTCTGGCATGAAAACGGCGTCAGGCGCACCAGCGCGACCCTCCGCAACATCTCGGAGCGCAAGGCGCAAAAGGCAGCCCTGATCCGCTCCAAGACCGAAGCCGAGGCCGCCAGCGTCGCCAAGAGCGCCTTTCTCGCCAACATGAGCCATGAGCTGCGAACCCCGCTCAACGGGGTCATCGGGGTGGTGGAACTCTTGACGGACACGCCGCTGTCCGATCACCAGAAGGAACTCGCGGGGATCATCCAGACCTCCGCGGACCAACTGCGAAGCCTGATCGGCGACATCTTGGACCTGGCGCGGATCGAGTCTGGCGAGATCGAGATCGCTCAGGAAGTCTTCGATCTGTCCGCCGAGGTGGAGCGTGCCTGTCAGCTTTGCGCGCTGAAGGCCTCTGAGAAGGGGCTCGACCTTGTCCTGTGTCACGACGACGACATCGGACTTGTCGTCGGCGATCCCCTGCGGCTACGGCAGGTGATCATCAACCTGCTGAACAATGCGATCAAATTTACCGACTCCGGGTCGGTGTCCATCAGCGTGATGCGGCTCGCGGACGATGTCTTCCGTTTCGAGGTGTGGGACACCGGCATCGGGTTTTCGCAGGAACAAAGCCGAAGCCTTTTCGAGCGGTTTCAGCAGGCCGACGGCGGCATCAACCGCCGATATGGCGGCACCGGGCTGGGACTGTCGATCTGTCGCGAGCTGGTGGAAGCCATGGGCGGCTCCATCGACTGTCGGTCGACGCCCGGCACGGGCTCGGCCTTCTGGTTCGACATCAAGTTGCCGCAGGGCAGGGCGGCGCCTGAACGCGAAGCGGCCCCGGCGGTTGAGGGCGACGGCCCGCGCCTAACGCACATCCTGGTCGCGGACGACAGTGAAACCAATCGCCGTGTGGCCGAGCTTATCCTGTCGGCGGCCGGTATCATGACCACGGCGGTCGAGGACGGGGTTCAGGCCGTGGAAGCCTGTCGCGCCACCCAATTCGACGCCGTGTTGATGGACATGATGATGCCGCAAATGGACGGCCTGGAAGCAACCCGCGCCATTCGCGATCTGGAAACGGCGCAGGGGCTGGGCCGGACCCCCATCATCATGCTGACCGCCAACACCCTGGCCGAGCATGTGGCGCGCGCGCTTCTGGCCGGCGCCGACCTTCACCTGCCCAAGCCGATCACGGCCTCGGCCCTCTACGAGGCCCTGGACCAGATCAGCGCGTCCGGCGGCTCGTCCAACGTACTGTCCGCCCAGGCCTGA
- a CDS encoding ABC transporter ATP-binding protein, which translates to MTRVLQARGIEKVFRNGEEETRVLKGVDLDLDRGELVALLGASGSGKSTLLSIIGLLLRPSAGSLAISGEAVDGLSEARRARFRNERLGFVFQFHHLLPDFTAMENVAFPAAAPAGGISRQMRDRARGLLARVGLEDRIDYPATRLSGGQKQRVAIARALMNQPDLIIADEPTGNLDRESADRVLDLMREVNREEGATFLICTHDEGVAARCTRRLTLNDGLLISNHAVEDDRRIEIT; encoded by the coding sequence ATGACGCGCGTGTTGCAGGCGCGGGGGATCGAAAAGGTCTTCCGCAACGGGGAGGAAGAGACCCGCGTGCTGAAAGGCGTCGACCTGGATCTGGACCGGGGCGAGTTGGTCGCCCTGCTGGGGGCTTCGGGATCGGGCAAGTCGACCCTGCTGTCGATCATCGGCCTGTTGCTGCGTCCGTCGGCAGGCTCTCTGGCGATCAGCGGCGAAGCGGTTGACGGCCTGTCCGAAGCTCGGCGGGCGCGGTTCCGCAACGAACGGCTAGGCTTCGTCTTCCAGTTTCATCACCTGCTGCCCGACTTCACCGCCATGGAGAATGTCGCCTTTCCCGCAGCCGCGCCCGCCGGCGGGATTTCGCGCCAGATGCGCGACCGCGCGCGGGGCCTTCTGGCGCGGGTGGGGCTGGAAGATCGCATCGACTATCCGGCCACACGCCTGTCAGGCGGCCAGAAGCAGCGCGTCGCCATCGCCCGCGCCCTGATGAACCAGCCCGACCTGATCATCGCCGATGAGCCGACGGGCAACCTGGACCGCGAATCGGCCGACCGCGTGCTGGACCTGATGCGCGAGGTGAACCGGGAGGAGGGGGCCACATTCCTGATCTGCACCCATGACGAGGGCGTCGCCGCCCGGTGCACCCGCCGCCTGACGCTCAACGACGGGCTGCTCATCTCCAACCATGCGGTCGAAGACGACAGGCGGATCGAGATTACGTAG
- a CDS encoding ABC transporter permease produces the protein MFAFKVARRYLLSNPSQTLLLIAGVALGVTVFVFITALIAGLAVRLTDQVTGDSAHVSLEPPTRVARVLAGPDLPVESLALVSTFQRKQIRDWPMIVDLLRANPAVSAISPQISGSAFLVKSEAVSPVSILGVDPQGIDAISQITPKIISGDGDLGADGLLIGVRMAEDLGLGTGQSILLRTDRGVERQLTVKGVFRTGLESLDERVAFMSLQTARPLFVLPEGVTNIEVKLKDPDDARAVARFLADATGLRATPWQEKNLSLEDALKAQGQTGTLIQIFSLISIIIGVASALVLSAYRRRGEVGIMRAFGVPGGFILWVFLLQGLIIGLVGALIGCVSGYGLCVWLEGIVKPDGTSALPIAPEQGGYVAALVLTTLGAVIASILPARSASKVDPLEAIQQ, from the coding sequence GTGTTCGCCTTCAAGGTCGCGCGGCGGTATCTGCTATCCAACCCCAGTCAGACCCTGCTGCTGATCGCGGGGGTGGCCCTGGGCGTGACGGTGTTCGTCTTCATCACCGCCCTGATCGCCGGCCTGGCCGTGCGGCTGACCGATCAGGTCACGGGCGACAGCGCCCATGTCAGCCTGGAGCCCCCGACCCGCGTGGCGCGGGTCCTGGCGGGGCCGGACCTGCCGGTGGAATCGCTAGCCCTGGTGTCCACCTTTCAGCGCAAGCAGATCCGCGACTGGCCGATGATCGTCGATCTTCTGCGCGCCAATCCTGCCGTTTCGGCCATCAGTCCACAGATCTCGGGCAGCGCCTTCCTGGTCAAGAGCGAGGCGGTGTCGCCGGTGTCGATCCTGGGCGTGGACCCGCAGGGTATCGACGCCATCTCCCAGATCACGCCGAAGATCATCAGCGGCGACGGCGATCTGGGCGCGGACGGCCTGCTGATCGGGGTGCGCATGGCCGAGGATCTGGGCCTTGGCACCGGTCAATCCATCCTGCTGCGGACCGACCGCGGCGTGGAACGCCAGCTGACGGTAAAGGGCGTGTTCCGCACAGGCTTGGAGAGTCTGGACGAAAGAGTGGCCTTCATGTCGCTGCAGACGGCCCGGCCCCTGTTCGTCCTGCCCGAGGGCGTGACCAATATCGAGGTCAAGTTGAAGGACCCGGACGACGCCCGCGCGGTGGCGCGTTTTCTGGCCGATGCGACGGGCCTGCGCGCCACGCCCTGGCAGGAAAAGAACCTGAGCCTGGAGGACGCGCTGAAGGCGCAGGGCCAGACCGGAACCCTGATCCAGATTTTCTCGCTGATCTCCATCATCATCGGCGTGGCCAGCGCTCTGGTCCTGTCCGCCTATCGACGGCGCGGCGAGGTCGGCATCATGCGCGCCTTCGGCGTGCCGGGCGGTTTCATCCTGTGGGTTTTCCTGCTGCAGGGCCTGATCATCGGGCTGGTCGGCGCCCTGATCGGCTGCGTCAGCGGCTACGGCCTGTGCGTCTGGCTGGAGGGAATCGTCAAGCCTGACGGAACTTCGGCCCTGCCCATTGCGCCGGAGCAGGGGGGCTATGTCGCCGCTCTGGTGCTGACCACCCTCGGGGCGGTGATCGCCTCGATCCTGCCGGCTCGTTCGGCCTCGAAAGTCGATCCGCTGGAGGCGATTCAGCAATGA
- a CDS encoding efflux RND transporter periplasmic adaptor subunit, giving the protein MRPNRKQLTILCLVVLVGLAATVAVLWRRPPEVAVSAVKPQTVELGLSVVGRARSLDLVQVASPNPGQVVRLMHDDGDRVAAGEPLAVILATVEQAQTEADLARERAARAEAADARLKYNRTRTLSERGFAAPAALDAALTTLQAAEANVAAAAAAVRASAERAREFTIRAPMSGVVLVRPIDNGQVVAAGETLFELGSSTGVEIRAEVEEAYADALRPGMTARAALSGSAAIFGARVTEVSPQVDAATGGRLVKLAPEAGPSLSPGRSVDVTIVVGQRPGAIVLPRSAIVDATAAPKVYVVDAGDIVRERAVVVGRWPTVNALIERGLTAGDRVVLDPASARVGARVRPVAPKTGG; this is encoded by the coding sequence ATGCGGCCCAATCGAAAACAACTGACCATCCTTTGCCTGGTCGTACTGGTCGGGCTGGCCGCAACCGTTGCGGTCCTGTGGCGCCGGCCGCCTGAGGTGGCGGTGAGTGCGGTCAAGCCGCAAACGGTGGAACTGGGGCTGTCGGTCGTCGGTCGGGCCCGTTCCCTTGACCTGGTTCAGGTGGCGTCGCCCAATCCGGGCCAGGTCGTGCGCCTGATGCACGACGACGGCGACCGCGTCGCGGCCGGGGAGCCCCTGGCGGTCATTCTAGCCACCGTAGAGCAAGCCCAGACTGAGGCCGATCTGGCGCGCGAACGCGCTGCCCGTGCCGAGGCGGCCGACGCCCGCCTGAAATACAACCGCACCCGGACGCTCAGCGAGCGGGGCTTCGCCGCGCCCGCCGCTCTGGACGCCGCCCTGACCACGCTTCAGGCGGCCGAAGCCAATGTGGCCGCCGCCGCCGCCGCCGTGCGCGCCTCGGCTGAACGCGCACGCGAGTTCACCATCCGCGCCCCGATGAGCGGCGTCGTGCTGGTGCGGCCCATCGACAACGGTCAGGTGGTGGCCGCCGGCGAGACCCTGTTCGAACTGGGATCGTCCACCGGGGTCGAGATTCGGGCTGAGGTGGAGGAAGCCTATGCCGACGCCCTTCGTCCGGGGATGACGGCCCGCGCTGCCCTGTCTGGAAGCGCGGCGATCTTTGGGGCGCGCGTGACCGAAGTCTCCCCCCAGGTCGACGCGGCCACGGGCGGGCGGCTGGTGAAGCTGGCGCCTGAGGCGGGGCCGTCCCTGTCGCCGGGTCGCTCGGTCGACGTGACCATTGTCGTGGGTCAACGGCCGGGCGCCATCGTCCTGCCGCGCAGCGCCATCGTGGACGCCACCGCCGCGCCCAAGGTCTATGTGGTCGACGCCGGCGACATCGTGCGTGAACGCGCCGTCGTGGTGGGGCGCTGGCCCACGGTGAACGCCCTGATCGAGCGCGGCCTGACGGCGGGCGACCGCGTGGTTCTGGACCCCGCCTCGGCGCGCGTCGGCGCCCGCGTCCGTCCGGTAGCGCCCAAGACGGGTGGTTGA